One uncultured Caproiciproducens sp. DNA segment encodes these proteins:
- a CDS encoding sigma-70 family RNA polymerase sigma factor, which yields MDKPLVTITYKTASGSKICVEVSTPVKELLEQSDRQIRSQRRQDRRHLDFTVRTDENLSDSLFPACEDTADLLIKMERDAWLHEAIGKLTEVQRRRLRLYYFEGFSYSRIARLEGVSCQTVVSTIEQALKRLQKLCRR from the coding sequence ATGGACAAGCCACTTGTAACGATAACATATAAAACCGCCAGTGGAAGTAAGATTTGTGTTGAGGTTTCAACCCCGGTCAAAGAACTGCTGGAACAGTCCGACCGACAAATTCGCTCCCAAAGGCGGCAAGACAGGCGACATCTCGACTTTACGGTACGCACAGATGAAAATTTGTCCGATTCCCTGTTTCCCGCATGTGAGGATACCGCCGATCTGTTGATAAAAATGGAGCGTGATGCCTGGCTCCATGAGGCCATCGGCAAACTGACCGAGGTACAGAGACGGAGACTGCGCCTATACTACTTTGAAGGATTCAGCTACAGCCGGATCGCCAGACTGGAAGGTGTATCCTGCCAGACTGTTGTCAGTACAATCGAACAGGCGCTTAAACGGTTGCAAAAGCTCTGCCGGAGATAA
- a CDS encoding ABC transporter permease, with protein sequence MKALLSLVNRNNKVFRRDRVQIVFALLTVGILIALYALFLRQENLSQLKNIVGNNIPAMYWLADTHMVAGLLTICTVTTTLTAFGVMVWDKERQKDIDFLATPLSRNKIQLGYLINAVLIGLVFTAIAFFLCELFIKMAGGEFLTFSETMKVFGLLILSLLLASSINLFISFLVKTQRAFSTINTIVGTLIGFLLGAYFPMGVFPQPVQFLIKIFPLSHIATLLRQVMMERPMQLVFSNTTASIDTYKLHYGVVYSVNGNIVSPVSSIIFILISTVVFASLSIYIFKKINK encoded by the coding sequence ATGAAAGCACTATTGAGCTTGGTTAATCGGAACAACAAAGTTTTCAGGCGTGACAGAGTGCAAATTGTTTTCGCTCTTTTGACGGTCGGAATACTGATAGCACTTTATGCTCTTTTTTTAAGACAAGAGAATTTGTCACAATTAAAAAACATTGTAGGCAACAATATCCCCGCTATGTACTGGCTGGCTGACACTCATATGGTAGCAGGTTTATTGACAATCTGCACCGTAACGACAACGCTTACCGCCTTCGGTGTAATGGTTTGGGATAAAGAAAGGCAAAAAGACATAGATTTTCTGGCAACACCCTTATCAAGAAATAAGATACAGTTGGGCTATCTTATCAATGCCGTGTTGATTGGACTTGTATTTACTGCGATTGCATTTTTTCTGTGTGAATTATTTATAAAAATGGCTGGTGGAGAATTTCTGACATTTTCGGAAACAATGAAAGTGTTCGGCTTGCTTATATTATCCTTGCTTCTTGCAAGCAGTATCAATTTGTTTATTTCATTTTTGGTTAAAACTCAACGTGCCTTTTCAACAATAAATACGATTGTGGGAACCTTAATCGGATTTTTATTGGGGGCATATTTCCCAATGGGTGTATTCCCGCAACCTGTTCAGTTTTTAATCAAGATATTTCCATTAAGCCATATAGCAACATTGTTAAGACAGGTTATGATGGAAAGACCCATGCAATTAGTTTTCAGTAACACGACGGCTTCGATTGATACATACAAACTTCATTATGGGGTTGTTTACAGCGTGAATGGAAATATCGTTTCACCTGTATCAAGTATCATTTTTATCTTAATTTCTACTGTCGTGTTCGCATCACTTTCTATTTATATTTTCAAAAAAATCAATAAGTAG
- a CDS encoding cysteine-rich KTR domain-containing protein, translated as MEPTEWLLCPVCQSKTRIKIREDTILENFPLFCPKCKKETIINVKKLNMSVIKEPDAKTQSR; from the coding sequence GTGGAACCGACCGAATGGCTCTTATGCCCTGTTTGCCAAAGTAAGACACGCATTAAAATACGAGAAGATACAATACTTGAGAACTTCCCGCTCTTTTGTCCGAAATGCAAAAAAGAAACAATCATCAATGTCAAAAAATTGAATATGTCAGTTATCAAAGAGCCAGACGCTAAGACGCAGAGCCGATAA